From the genome of Halobellus litoreus, one region includes:
- a CDS encoding malectin domain-containing carbohydrate-binding protein: MTNKTRTRLLAVLAAIFMITSPMAGVAGASVVDDAGTSHAPESSQQLEPPASGGNADRVSQTESQQRASQPVGEQAAIQTGGAVAEIQPPGFDTETVLSGLNQPTATTFLPDGRMLLLQKGGEVLIVNPETGATSTYMTITDLDTAGEEGLIDLTLDPNFQQNNYVYLYYTPESSGKNRIARFTHQENGGGLQSTADPSSEFVVWEDNSERKSNYHHGGGLDFGPDGKLYLTIGEEVDGNQAQDLTEAGGSVIRVNKDGTIPQDNPFVDGSGGNVDAIWAYGLRNPFRAEWDLQAENPRYYIAEVGGNQQSVAQEDLHIGEKGANYGWPNCEGECSNSEYTDALYTYPHEGSGASITGGVVYHGNQFPSEYEGAYFFADYVRGWMKYLTFDSSGEVQSVNTFDDNVGPVVEIDQGPDGSLYYLDIGSGTLQKVTYDDTTDAEPTLDAPANVFVDADGSKQIDITASDADGDPLTLTVENLPGFASFTDDGDGTATLSLSPSSADTGQYQTTVTVSDGDDTTSQTVTISVIEPGAEQILYRLNGGDSSVQAVDDGPNWESDSLYEQGSVDQSDWSGTTYSVGQAVPATTPDAIFESERWPADDNTLEYDLPVSSGDTYEVRLYFIEQYSSAQNPGDRVMDVSMEGQTVLNDYDVVADVGYKNATMKSFEVTADDGTLDLSIAQDGGSNNALVYGIEVLKPSDDTSNQPPSASFTASPSDPTTGESVTFDAFGSSDSDGSIQSYEWDFDGDGTTDAMGESVSQAFTSSGDQTVELTVTDDDGATATTTQTVSVSSTQQGQQVLYRVSAGGPEIQVQDGPDWESDTGTSPSQYRVGGGDGTTDWNSFTPNPPLQYDVGSAVPAGTPDAVFEYERYANDGSVDWEFPVTQGETYEVRLYHIEQYSEANGAGERVMDVSMEGQTVLNDYDVVADVGYKNATMESFEVTADDDTLDISVAQDGGEHNPNVFGVEVVQPGTDGANQAPEATIDAPADGSFFQAGDTIDFSGSATDPEDGSLSGTDLEWTVRFLHNEHWHPYLDSVSGSSGSFTAPTSGHDFHDDTAYQINLTATDSEGATDTATVVVEPDKVNLTFDTQPSGLEIDLDSIPHTTPYVHDSLIGFEHTVSAPQTQCMDGTEYQFEGWSDGGATQHTITVPDSDTTYTANYTAVGPCDGADSTVAQAVASQNAPTDQIGLQEIQLAINWWSTSADVPNTGGETISLQQIQQLINAWSTGATVGDGNQSPSAAFTASPSDPATGEQVSFDASGSTDSDGSIASYEWNFGDGTTASGASPSHTYESAGTYTVTLTVTDDDGATATATQQVTVSAPQTQQVVYRLNAGDSSITAVDDGPDWENDTEYLQAAGQQSTPETWGANYSIGEEVPDSTPDAIFESERWTEAGPIDYDIPVTAGETYEVRLYFIEQYDPAQTPGDRVFDVTMEGQTVLNDYDTVAEVGYKNATMETIEVTPQDGTLDLTFTQDGGSEKPFVYGIEILTEDGQQANQPPTAGFHVHDPVAGQSATYHSESTDSDGQIASYEWDFDGDGTFEESTTNAQIQHTFDSGGDYDVTLKVTDDDGATDTATKTVTVASQPSEQVVYRVNAGGPELQATDGGPNWAVDNATDGSQSPYLVGDGDVTVHDTQFTVTDSVPQSTRDQIFVTERYVDQQMSWDFPATQGETYEVRLYYVEQWDPNAQEGARIFDVAAEGQTVQNDYDVMADVGFDNATMKSFTVTADDGTLDIDFSQDGGGAYPLIYGIEIIQQGEGGNLPPTASLSTSTTSGTTGQSISFEASGSNDPDGSIASYEWDFDGDGVTDATGPSVSHTFQSAGTYTVELAVTDDGGATATATEQISVTDPSAGTFTTEQMAGGLDQPVAMEVLPDDRILIVERGGDVLIAEEQGNSLSTSEYLSLSSVSTNGEQGLLGVTIDPNFESNGYVYLYYTNENTDTNQISRFVHQENGGGLQSTADPTTETKIWNSSIQGDATYHHGGGLDFGPDGKLYLSTGEQFTASRAQDLSSTGGKIIRINKDGSIPSDNPYVNDGDPNTRGDVWASGLRNPFRAEWDHQTNRFFVAEVGLDTAEDIHLGKAGANYGWPDCEGECSDPAYDDPVYTYGHDVGESITGGDFYRGSQFPSEYEGAYFYGDYVSGWIKYLTFDSDGDVTGSHDFKSDANNVVEIDQGPDGSLYYIDISGSVHRVSFQPAEEGSATVSLNEGNSNIDTSTWKSGAVEIENTGDKQIESVTFDLSTAAMPDVVFGPLTDSGTPGNAVKDASGAGAFQTSYSQPHEGNPDDGYDQLTFTYDDFQPGETFTVSLDTDALSVKGATPIQQGLEISGLETTGATVTIEYADGTTQTTSPFSDGSAAGAVATAKSDVPAAPNLDVQGVTLDGGALDARHSAATVSSAQQTVEISGEPGSTVRVLRFEGELNLEGVSGYDLEPYEANRILNFDEQTITLDNNGEATVDVTLTNGSAAGGLNYIVAVTEDAQGDTGLTSDPIVLDYDPGAAQPSGGEATVAITTTEAAFPEGKVTLQDATTYFEDSVQITNTGDQQIESLTIDKSTSLIENMVYDPTGCAGDGGCNPGATDIRIVNEDGAVLTSHEFQKPVNGVDGTDGYKALHMEFDDFDPGETITYASDGDPNTIKGGGGQQSVLAGPESGIDLTGTTVTASFADGTTASSGTFNEGSLAGSTGVARANAPDAPSIDAQDVTLQATTLSDRHTAATVADADQTIEISGPPGETVRLMHAEATLLLEDVPTYDGTPGYDIEPYEANNVENYTITDVQLDQNGEATVDATLTNLTGELTSPADESGFNYFVATVQGDDGHAGTASNVIVLKLEEGSQTPSIQSVDDQFLTEGDSTTVTVEATDPNGDALTLSASNLPGFASFTDNGDGTGTLTASPQTDDAGDYDITLSASDGEYTTTQQVSISVAEPGGDQVVHRLHAGSGTISAIDGGPDWGSDSQYMTTAGDTSDWSGTTYTVGPSVPASTPDAVFETERYPTSGSTIDYDLPVTQGETYEVRLYFIEQYSDTQDPGDRVFDVTIDGQTVLNDYDVVADVGFKNATVKSFEVTADDGTLDLSFSQASGASPFMYGVEVVKPGASNQAPNASVTASATNVETGQTIDFDASGSNDSDGSIASYEWDFDDGTTATGPTPSHSYDSAGTYTVELTVTDDDGATDTATTTVTVAEPTTSSILYRLNAGGPEITATDGGPDWMADNDSATSQYLVDDNNVGTTNWLTFQDGPLNYEVGAAVPASTPDAVFEYERYATDDDLAYSFPATQGEAYEVRLYYIEQYDSADGSADRVMDVTVEGQTVLSGYDTSSEVGFKNGTMESAEVTADDGTLDLTITDVSDDNSANLFAIEVLEATGGAANQAPNASVTASATDVETGQSIDFDASGSNDPDGSIASYEWDFDGDGTTDATGAQASHAFQSAGTYQVNLTVTDDDGAIASTQQTVSVSEPTSSNVVYRVNTAGSEISVSDEPNWETDSSYLLTNGGVTTHDNQFNVTDSVPAGTPEQIFVTERWPSSGSTLDYEFSVTSGETYEIRLYFIEQWSPNDEEGTRIFDVTAEGQTVLNDYDIMTDVGFDNATTKSFEVTADDGTLDISLSKDGGSANPFVYGIEIVEKGS; this comes from the coding sequence ATGACGAACAAGACACGAACACGACTGTTAGCGGTCCTCGCGGCGATATTTATGATTACGTCGCCGATGGCCGGCGTCGCCGGCGCGTCGGTCGTCGATGACGCCGGGACGTCGCACGCGCCCGAATCGAGCCAACAGCTCGAACCGCCAGCCTCGGGTGGTAACGCAGACCGTGTGTCCCAGACGGAAAGCCAACAGCGGGCCAGCCAACCCGTAGGAGAACAGGCCGCCATTCAAACCGGTGGAGCGGTGGCCGAGATCCAACCACCAGGATTCGACACGGAGACGGTGCTCTCCGGATTGAACCAACCCACTGCAACCACGTTCCTGCCTGACGGTCGAATGCTCCTCTTACAGAAGGGCGGCGAGGTGCTGATCGTCAATCCGGAGACTGGGGCGACGTCGACGTATATGACGATCACGGACCTCGACACCGCCGGTGAGGAGGGACTGATCGACCTCACGCTCGATCCGAACTTCCAACAGAACAACTACGTTTACCTCTATTACACGCCCGAATCCAGTGGAAAGAATCGGATCGCCCGGTTCACTCACCAGGAGAACGGGGGCGGGCTCCAGAGCACCGCGGATCCGTCGAGCGAGTTCGTGGTCTGGGAGGACAACAGCGAACGAAAAAGTAACTACCACCACGGTGGTGGGCTCGACTTCGGCCCCGACGGGAAGCTCTACTTGACGATCGGAGAAGAAGTCGATGGAAACCAGGCTCAGGACCTGACCGAGGCCGGCGGCTCGGTGATCCGCGTCAACAAGGACGGCACGATTCCGCAGGACAACCCGTTCGTCGACGGATCGGGTGGAAACGTCGACGCGATCTGGGCGTACGGCCTGCGCAACCCCTTCCGTGCGGAGTGGGACCTCCAGGCGGAGAATCCGCGCTACTACATCGCGGAAGTCGGCGGGAATCAGCAGTCCGTCGCACAGGAGGACCTCCACATCGGCGAGAAGGGTGCCAACTACGGCTGGCCCAACTGCGAGGGCGAGTGCAGCAACTCGGAGTACACCGACGCGCTGTACACCTACCCGCACGAGGGGTCCGGCGCCTCGATCACCGGGGGCGTGGTCTACCACGGTAACCAGTTCCCCAGCGAGTACGAGGGCGCCTACTTCTTCGCCGACTACGTCCGTGGTTGGATGAAGTACCTCACCTTCGACAGCTCCGGCGAGGTGCAGAGCGTCAACACGTTCGACGATAACGTCGGACCGGTCGTCGAGATCGATCAAGGACCGGACGGGTCGCTGTACTACCTCGACATCGGTTCCGGAACGCTTCAGAAGGTCACCTACGACGACACGACCGACGCCGAACCGACGCTCGACGCGCCCGCGAACGTCTTCGTGGACGCAGACGGGAGCAAACAGATTGACATCACCGCCTCGGACGCTGACGGCGATCCGCTGACGCTGACCGTCGAGAATCTCCCGGGCTTCGCCTCGTTCACCGACGACGGTGACGGGACAGCTACGCTGTCGCTGTCGCCTTCCTCCGCTGACACCGGGCAGTATCAGACGACTGTAACCGTCAGTGACGGGGACGACACCACCAGCCAGACGGTTACGATTTCGGTGATCGAACCGGGCGCCGAGCAGATCCTCTACAGGCTGAATGGTGGCGACTCGAGCGTACAGGCTGTCGACGACGGTCCCAACTGGGAGTCGGACAGCCTGTACGAGCAGGGGAGCGTCGACCAGTCCGACTGGTCGGGAACGACCTACTCGGTCGGCCAGGCGGTGCCGGCGACGACCCCGGACGCCATCTTCGAGAGCGAGCGGTGGCCGGCCGACGACAACACGCTCGAGTACGACCTGCCAGTCTCTTCCGGTGACACCTACGAGGTCCGGCTGTACTTCATCGAGCAGTACAGCTCCGCCCAGAACCCCGGTGATCGGGTGATGGACGTCTCGATGGAAGGGCAGACCGTCCTGAACGACTACGACGTCGTCGCCGACGTCGGCTACAAGAACGCGACGATGAAGTCCTTCGAGGTGACCGCCGACGACGGCACTCTCGATCTCTCGATCGCGCAGGACGGCGGCAGCAACAACGCCCTCGTCTACGGCATCGAGGTACTGAAGCCGAGTGATGACACCAGCAACCAACCGCCGAGCGCTTCGTTCACCGCTTCGCCGTCCGATCCGACGACGGGCGAGTCGGTCACGTTCGACGCGTTCGGATCGAGCGATTCCGACGGCTCGATTCAGAGCTACGAGTGGGACTTCGACGGCGACGGAACCACCGACGCGATGGGCGAGAGCGTCTCGCAGGCGTTTACTTCGAGCGGTGACCAGACGGTCGAACTCACCGTCACCGACGACGACGGCGCGACCGCGACGACGACCCAGACGGTGAGCGTCTCCTCGACCCAACAGGGCCAGCAGGTGCTCTACCGCGTGAGCGCCGGCGGACCGGAGATCCAGGTCCAAGACGGCCCCGACTGGGAGAGCGACACCGGCACCTCGCCCAGCCAATACCGCGTGGGCGGCGGTGACGGTACCACGGACTGGAACTCGTTCACCCCCAATCCCCCGCTGCAGTACGACGTCGGGTCCGCGGTGCCGGCGGGCACGCCCGATGCCGTCTTCGAGTACGAACGATACGCCAACGACGGGTCCGTCGATTGGGAGTTCCCGGTCACGCAGGGCGAGACCTACGAGGTCCGGCTCTACCACATCGAGCAGTACAGCGAAGCCAACGGCGCCGGCGAGCGAGTGATGGACGTCTCGATGGAAGGCCAGACGGTCCTGAACGACTACGACGTGGTCGCTGACGTCGGCTACAAGAACGCCACGATGGAGTCTTTCGAGGTGACCGCCGACGACGACACCCTCGATATCTCCGTCGCTCAGGACGGTGGGGAACACAACCCCAACGTCTTCGGCGTCGAGGTGGTCCAACCCGGAACTGACGGCGCGAACCAAGCGCCAGAGGCGACGATCGACGCGCCCGCCGACGGGTCGTTCTTCCAAGCCGGCGACACCATCGACTTCTCCGGGTCGGCGACCGATCCGGAGGACGGCTCACTCTCGGGCACGGACCTCGAGTGGACGGTTCGGTTCCTCCACAACGAGCACTGGCACCCGTACCTGGATTCGGTGTCCGGTTCCAGCGGGAGTTTCACCGCTCCGACGAGCGGCCACGACTTCCACGACGACACGGCGTACCAGATCAACCTCACGGCGACTGACTCCGAGGGCGCCACCGACACTGCGACGGTGGTCGTCGAACCGGACAAGGTCAATCTGACCTTCGACACCCAGCCGAGCGGACTGGAGATCGACCTCGACAGCATCCCGCACACCACTCCTTACGTCCACGACTCGCTCATCGGCTTCGAGCACACTGTCTCCGCGCCGCAGACGCAGTGTATGGACGGAACGGAGTACCAGTTCGAGGGCTGGTCCGACGGCGGCGCGACCCAGCACACGATCACGGTTCCGGACTCGGATACGACGTACACGGCGAATTACACCGCTGTCGGTCCGTGTGACGGCGCAGACAGTACGGTCGCTCAGGCCGTGGCGAGCCAGAACGCGCCGACCGATCAGATCGGCCTCCAAGAGATCCAACTCGCGATCAACTGGTGGTCGACGAGCGCGGACGTGCCCAACACGGGCGGGGAGACGATCTCCCTGCAGCAGATTCAACAGCTCATCAACGCGTGGTCGACCGGCGCGACCGTCGGCGACGGGAATCAGTCCCCGAGTGCCGCGTTCACCGCTTCGCCGTCCGATCCCGCGACGGGCGAGCAGGTGAGCTTCGACGCGAGCGGGTCGACGGACTCCGACGGCTCGATCGCGAGCTACGAGTGGAACTTCGGCGACGGGACCACCGCCTCAGGCGCGTCTCCATCGCACACCTACGAGAGCGCGGGCACCTACACGGTGACGCTCACCGTCACCGACGACGACGGCGCGACCGCGACGGCGACCCAGCAGGTGACAGTCTCGGCGCCGCAGACCCAACAAGTGGTCTACCGGCTGAACGCGGGTGACTCCTCGATCACCGCCGTCGACGACGGGCCGGACTGGGAGAACGATACCGAGTATCTCCAGGCGGCCGGTCAGCAATCGACGCCCGAAACGTGGGGTGCGAACTACTCGATTGGGGAGGAGGTTCCTGACTCCACACCCGATGCCATCTTCGAGAGCGAGCGGTGGACGGAAGCTGGACCGATCGACTACGACATCCCGGTGACTGCCGGGGAGACCTACGAGGTCCGGCTGTACTTCATCGAACAGTACGACCCGGCCCAGACCCCCGGTGACCGGGTGTTCGACGTCACGATGGAGGGGCAGACGGTCCTGAACGACTACGACACTGTCGCCGAGGTCGGCTACAAGAACGCCACGATGGAAACCATCGAGGTGACTCCCCAGGACGGAACTCTCGACCTCACGTTCACGCAGGACGGCGGCTCCGAGAAACCGTTCGTCTACGGCATCGAGATCCTGACCGAGGACGGCCAGCAGGCGAATCAGCCGCCGACCGCCGGCTTCCACGTCCACGATCCGGTGGCCGGCCAGTCGGCCACGTACCACTCAGAGTCGACCGATTCGGACGGGCAGATAGCCAGTTACGAGTGGGACTTCGACGGTGACGGCACCTTCGAGGAGTCGACGACGAACGCCCAGATCCAGCACACGTTCGACTCGGGCGGCGACTACGACGTGACGCTGAAGGTCACCGACGACGACGGCGCGACCGACACGGCAACCAAGACTGTGACCGTCGCCAGTCAGCCCTCTGAGCAGGTCGTGTACCGCGTGAACGCTGGCGGTCCGGAACTGCAGGCGACGGATGGCGGCCCGAACTGGGCGGTCGACAACGCGACAGACGGAAGTCAGAGTCCATACCTCGTCGGCGACGGTGACGTGACGGTCCACGATACGCAGTTCACCGTCACGGACAGCGTGCCCCAGTCGACTCGCGACCAGATCTTCGTGACAGAGCGCTACGTCGACCAACAGATGTCGTGGGACTTCCCGGCGACGCAGGGCGAGACCTACGAGGTCCGGCTGTACTACGTCGAACAGTGGGATCCCAACGCGCAGGAAGGCGCCCGCATCTTCGACGTGGCTGCCGAGGGTCAGACGGTCCAGAACGACTACGACGTGATGGCCGACGTCGGCTTCGACAACGCGACGATGAAGAGCTTCACCGTCACGGCCGACGATGGAACCCTCGACATCGACTTCTCGCAGGACGGCGGGGGCGCGTACCCGCTGATCTACGGCATCGAGATCATCCAGCAGGGAGAGGGCGGGAACCTTCCGCCGACGGCCTCGCTCTCGACGTCGACCACGTCGGGTACCACTGGCCAGTCGATATCCTTCGAGGCGAGCGGATCGAACGACCCCGACGGCTCGATCGCGAGCTACGAGTGGGATTTTGACGGCGACGGGGTGACTGACGCGACCGGACCGAGTGTCTCGCATACCTTCCAGAGTGCGGGCACCTACACGGTCGAACTCGCGGTCACAGACGACGGCGGCGCGACCGCGACAGCCACCGAACAGATATCCGTCACCGATCCCTCGGCCGGAACCTTCACCACCGAACAGATGGCTGGCGGTCTCGACCAGCCCGTCGCGATGGAGGTCCTGCCGGACGACAGAATACTCATCGTTGAACGTGGCGGCGACGTCCTGATCGCCGAGGAACAGGGGAACTCCCTCTCGACTTCTGAGTACCTCTCGTTGTCGAGCGTCAGTACGAACGGCGAGCAGGGCCTTCTAGGCGTGACAATCGACCCCAACTTCGAGTCGAACGGGTACGTCTACCTCTACTACACGAACGAGAACACGGACACGAATCAGATCTCACGGTTCGTTCACCAGGAGAACGGCGGCGGCCTGCAGAGTACGGCCGATCCCACGACCGAGACGAAAATATGGAACAGCTCGATCCAGGGCGACGCCACGTACCACCACGGAGGTGGGCTCGACTTCGGACCTGACGGGAAACTGTACCTTTCGACCGGCGAGCAGTTCACGGCTTCCCGAGCACAGGATCTGAGTTCGACCGGAGGCAAGATCATCCGGATCAACAAGGACGGCTCGATCCCGTCCGATAATCCGTACGTCAACGACGGCGATCCGAACACCCGCGGTGACGTCTGGGCCTCCGGGCTGCGCAACCCCTTCCGTGCGGAGTGGGACCATCAGACGAACCGCTTCTTCGTCGCCGAAGTCGGGCTGGACACCGCCGAGGACATCCACCTCGGTAAAGCGGGAGCCAACTACGGCTGGCCCGACTGCGAAGGCGAGTGTAGCGATCCGGCCTACGACGATCCGGTCTACACGTACGGTCACGACGTCGGTGAATCGATCACCGGCGGTGACTTCTACCGCGGATCGCAGTTCCCCAGCGAGTACGAGGGTGCGTACTTCTACGGTGACTACGTCTCCGGATGGATCAAGTACCTGACCTTCGACTCGGACGGGGACGTCACCGGCAGCCACGACTTCAAGAGCGACGCGAACAACGTCGTCGAGATCGACCAGGGCCCCGACGGATCGCTCTACTACATCGACATCAGCGGTTCGGTCCACCGCGTCTCCTTCCAGCCAGCCGAGGAGGGAAGTGCAACCGTTTCGCTCAACGAGGGGAACAGCAACATCGACACGAGCACCTGGAAGAGCGGAGCCGTCGAAATCGAAAACACCGGCGACAAGCAGATCGAATCGGTGACGTTCGACCTCTCGACCGCCGCAATGCCCGATGTCGTCTTCGGACCACTCACGGACAGTGGGACGCCGGGCAACGCGGTCAAGGACGCCTCGGGCGCAGGAGCGTTCCAGACGTCCTACAGCCAGCCGCACGAGGGTAACCCCGACGACGGTTACGATCAGCTGACGTTCACCTACGACGACTTCCAACCCGGCGAGACGTTCACGGTATCGCTGGACACCGACGCCCTGAGCGTCAAGGGCGCGACGCCGATCCAGCAGGGGCTCGAGATCTCCGGTCTCGAAACGACGGGAGCCACCGTCACGATCGAGTACGCCGATGGAACGACGCAGACGACGTCGCCGTTCAGCGACGGGAGCGCGGCCGGCGCCGTCGCAACGGCCAAGTCGGACGTGCCGGCAGCACCGAATCTCGACGTCCAAGGAGTGACGCTGGACGGGGGAGCGCTCGACGCACGACACAGCGCGGCGACCGTCTCCTCGGCCCAGCAGACCGTCGAGATCAGTGGAGAGCCCGGTTCGACGGTTCGAGTGCTGCGCTTCGAGGGCGAACTCAATCTCGAAGGCGTGAGCGGCTACGACCTCGAACCCTACGAGGCGAATCGGATCCTGAACTTCGACGAACAGACGATCACTCTCGACAACAACGGTGAGGCGACCGTCGACGTGACGCTCACGAACGGCAGCGCGGCCGGCGGTCTCAACTACATCGTCGCGGTCACCGAGGACGCGCAGGGCGACACCGGTCTCACGTCGGACCCGATCGTCCTCGACTACGACCCCGGCGCCGCCCAACCGTCGGGCGGCGAGGCGACCGTCGCCATCACGACGACCGAGGCGGCCTTCCCCGAGGGGAAGGTCACGCTGCAGGACGCGACCACCTACTTCGAGGACTCGGTCCAGATCACCAACACCGGCGATCAGCAGATCGAGTCGCTCACCATCGACAAGAGTACGTCGCTGATCGAGAATATGGTCTACGATCCGACGGGGTGTGCCGGTGACGGCGGCTGTAACCCCGGCGCTACCGACATCCGGATCGTGAACGAGGACGGCGCCGTTCTGACCAGCCACGAGTTCCAGAAGCCGGTCAACGGCGTCGACGGCACTGACGGGTACAAGGCGCTGCATATGGAGTTCGACGACTTCGACCCCGGCGAGACGATCACCTACGCGTCAGACGGCGACCCGAACACCATCAAGGGCGGCGGCGGCCAGCAGTCCGTCCTCGCCGGCCCCGAGTCCGGCATCGATCTCACGGGCACGACTGTCACCGCGTCGTTCGCCGACGGCACGACTGCATCCTCGGGCACCTTCAACGAGGGCAGTCTCGCCGGCTCGACCGGCGTCGCGAGAGCGAACGCCCCCGACGCACCCAGCATCGACGCGCAGGACGTGACCCTCCAGGCGACCACGCTCTCGGACAGACACACCGCCGCGACCGTCGCCGACGCAGATCAGACCATCGAGATCAGCGGCCCGCCCGGCGAGACGGTGCGGCTGATGCACGCGGAGGCGACGCTCCTGCTGGAGGACGTTCCGACGTACGACGGCACGCCGGGCTACGACATCGAACCCTACGAGGCGAACAACGTCGAGAACTACACGATCACGGACGTCCAACTCGACCAGAACGGTGAGGCCACCGTCGACGCGACGCTCACCAACCTGACCGGTGAGCTGACCTCGCCCGCGGACGAGAGCGGGTTCAACTACTTCGTCGCCACCGTCCAGGGCGACGACGGACACGCCGGGACGGCTTCGAACGTGATCGTTCTGAAGCTAGAGGAAGGTTCGCAAACGCCCAGCATCCAGTCGGTCGACGACCAGTTCCTCACCGAGGGCGACTCGACGACCGTCACGGTCGAGGCGACCGACCCCAACGGTGACGCGCTGACGCTGTCGGCGTCGAACCTCCCGGGCTTCGCGAGCTTCACCGACAACGGCGACGGCACGGGCACGCTGACGGCATCGCCGCAGACCGACGACGCGGGGGACTACGATATCACGCTGTCGGCCTCCGACGGCGAATACACGACGACCCAGCAGGTGTCGATCAGCGTGGCCGAACCCGGCGGCGACCAGGTCGTCCACCGTCTGCACGCGGGAAGCGGTACGATCAGCGCGATCGATGGCGGTCCTGACTGGGGATCGGATTCCCAGTATATGACGACGGCGGGAGATACGTCAGACTGGTCGGGGACGACCTACACGGTCGGACCCTCGGTCCCGGCGAGCACTCCCGACGCCGTGTTCGAGACGGAACGCTACCCCACCAGCGGGAGCACGATCGACTACGACTTGCCGGTCACCCAAGGTGAGACCTACGAGGTTCGCCTGTACTTCATCGAACAGTACAGCGATACGCAGGATCCCGGCGATCGGGTGTTCGACGTCACGATCGACGGCCAGACCGTTCTGAACGACTACGACGTGGTCGCCGATGTCGGGTTCAAGAACGCGACGGTGAAGTCCTTCGAGGTGACCGCCGACGACGGGACGTTGGATCTCTCGTTCTCGCAGGCGAGTGGCGCATCTCCGTTTATGTACGGAGTCGAAGTCGTGAAGCCGGGAGCCAGTAACCAGGCCCCGAACGCCTCGGTAACTGCGTCTGCGACTAACGTCGAAACCGGCCAGACCATCGACTTCGACGCGTCCGGATCGAACGATTCCGACGGGTCGATCGCGAGCTACGAGTGGGACTTCGACGACGGGACCACGGCCACGGGTCCGACCCCCTCACACAGCTACGACAGCGCGGGTACCTACACGGTCGAGTTGACCGTCACCGACGACGACGGCGCGACCGACACCGCCACCACGACGGTCACGGTCGCCGAGCCGACGACGTCGTCGATTCTCTACCGTCTGAACGCCGGCGGTCCGGAGATCACGGCGACCGACGGCGGCCCGGACTGGATGGCCGATAACGACTCCGCAACGAGCCAGTACCTGGTCGACGACAACAATGTGGGAACGACCAACTGGCTGACGTTCCAGGACGGACCGCTGAACTACGAGGTCGGGGCGGCCGTCCCCGCGAGCACGCCGGACGCCGTCTTCGAGTACGAACGGTACGCTACCGACGACGACCTGGCGTACTCGTTCCCGGCCACGCAGGGCGAGGCTTACGAAGTCCGCCTGTATTACATCGAACAGTACGATTCGGCGGACGGATCGGCCGACCGCGTGATGGACGTGACGGTGGAGGGGCAGACGGTCCTGAGCGGCTACGACACCTCCAGCGAGGTCGGGTTCAAGAACGGGACGATGGAGAGCGCAGAGGTCACCGCCGACGACGGCACGCTCGACCTCACGATCACCGACGTCAGCGACGACAACAGCGCGAACCTCTTCGCCATCGAAGTGCTGGAAGCGACCGGCGGTGCGGCGAATCAGGCACCGAACGCGTCGGTCACCGCGTCGGCGACGGACGTCGAGACCGGCCAGAGCATCGACTTCGACGCCTCTGGGTCGAACGATCCCGACGGCTCGATCGCGAGCTACGAGTGGGACTTCGACGGCGACGGCACGACCGACGCCACTGGTGCGCAAGCGTCGCACGCCTTCCAGAGCGCGGGCACCTATCAGGTGAACCTCACGGTCACCGACGACGACGGTGCGATCGCCTCGACCCAGCAGACCGTCTCGGTCAGCGAACCGACGTCGTCGAACGTCGTCTACCGAGTCAACACCGCGGGATCGGAGATCTCGGTCTCTGACGAACCGAACTGGGAGACCGACTCGAGCTACCTCCTCACCAACGGGGGAGTGACCACGCACGACAACCAATTCAACGTCACCGACAGCGTCCCGGCGGGGACACCGGAGCAGATTTTCGTCACCGAGCGGTGGCCGTCTTCCGGTTCCACCCTCGACTACGAGTTCTCGGTGACGTCGGGCGAGACCTACGAAATCCGGCTGTACTTCATCGAGCAGTGGAGCCCCAACGACGAGGAGGGGACCCGGATCTTCGACGTGACCGCCGAGGGCCAGACGGTCCTGAACGACTACGACATTATGACCGACGTGGGCTTCGACAACGCGACGACGAAGTCCTTCGAGGTGACCGCCGACGACGGCACCCTCGATATCTCGCTCAGCAAGGACGGTGGCAGCGCCAATCCGTTCGTGTACGGCATCGAGATCGTCGAGAAAGGGAGCTGA